One part of the Pelecanus crispus isolate bPelCri1 chromosome 20, bPelCri1.pri, whole genome shotgun sequence genome encodes these proteins:
- the RPS15 gene encoding small ribosomal subunit protein uS19: protein MAEVEQKKKRTFRKFTYRGVDLDQLLDMSYEQLMQLYSARQRRRLNRGLRRKQHSLLKRLRKAKKEAPPMEKPEVVKTHLRDMIILPEMVGSMVGVYNGKTFNQVEIKPEMIGHYLGEFSITYKPVKHGRPGIGATHSSRFIPLK from the exons ATG GCGGAGGTggagcagaagaagaaaagaacctTCCGGAAATTCACCTACAGAGGGGTGGACCTGGACCAGCTCCTCGACATGTCCTA CGAGCAGCTGATGCAGCTGTACAGCGCCCGACAGCGCCGGCGTCTCAACCGGGGGCTGCGCCGCAAGCAGCACTCCCTGCTGAAGCGCCTGCGCAAGGCCAAGAAGGAGGCACCGCCCATGGAGAAGCCGGAGGTGGTGAAGACCCATTTACGGGACATGATTATCCTCCCCGAGATGGTGGGCAGCATGGTGGGCGTGTACAACGGCAAGACCTTCAACCAGGTGGAAATCAAG ccCGAAATGATCGGTCACTACCTGGGGGAATTCTCCATCACTTACAAGCCGGTGAAGCACGGTCGGCCCGGTATCGGTGCCACCCATTCCTCCAGGTTCATTCCTCTGAAGTAA